The genomic DNA gatgacactttttattttttttatgaaaatacctCAGTTGCGAGACGCAACTGGGTgtattgtgaaaagtccacaatcaCAATATGCAACTCCGGTTGCAAGACGCAACTGAGTGTATTATGAAAAGTTCAGAATCACAAGACGCAACTCCGGTTGCGAGACGCAACCTGCATTCGCaagacgaaaaaaaaaaattgaaaaaataaaaattttgtctCGCGAATGCaagttgcgtctcgcgattgtagACTTTTCACAGGGCATTTGTAGACTATTCACATGACATTCGGTTGTGTCTCGCAACGGGAACATTTTcgttcaaaaaaataaaagtgtcacCCGCGCTGACCACGAATGCAAATAAGGCAATCTCTAAAGTCATTCCCGATTTTAACTCCAATTGAATAGATAATCTGTTGGTGTGGGTTATTTACAACATCTAATcaagtataaattattaaatatataaaattgacattaataACTAtccttatttgaattttattttttttacttaacatttttaaatatcaaatgcAAGGGTATTTTAGTCAATTGATCGCCCACCCAAAAAATCTATTTTCACACTAAACAATATTATATGTAAATAACTCTaataaccctagatcaaacaGGCCAAGCCCATAGTTAAGCTACGAAAGGGCCCATTTTGATGTAGATATTGAACCCAATTCCAGGCCTCTCTAGATTTTCCTAGTTTATTCCAACACTGCATATTTCTAAAACAACGGCCCAAAATGAAAACCCCAAGGGGCCCATATCTTATCACTATAAAGGGCTGAAGAAAGAAATAGTTAAAACCTTAAATCTATATctattatgttaaaaaataattacagttaatgatttgaagttatttagttcctaatatttttaattataatttattgatttagatacaaaaattatttttttatatgatatttttaattttgtatcaaaatatatcttgaatttaaattttattaattgagaaataatataaaatttcaactATTTTTCTTCTTATCTAGAATTTAAGTATGTAAAGAACAatcatcattaaatatattggtAACAAAGTCAAATAGATAGGAAGAAATAATTCTTCAATCAATGATGAGAATtctatttgttatttttatttattgtccCCAACTTTGAGTTCTAATTTAAATCTTGATGATAAAACTacttatgttttcatatttaACACCTTATTTACATCTCAACCTTtgataattcatatttattattgaaaaaaaaaacaaagctATCAAGGAAAGGTTTCGCCCACTCCACAATCCCAAACTCGATTTAAAATAGTCGATAATCAAACATTAGGAATACTTATTGTTATCCTTTAATCAAACTACTCAAGTATATCAAGCACtctattcaattttaaaaatacaatttcttgtttaaatatttatattaactcTTACACACATAACCtgtctaaatttatttattgaagaactcaataataataaaacaacattgaattttattcataccatttattattataactatgtttactattattgttattatttatattattcctAAGGTCAaaagcaagcaagcatgacaGATTCATGGATAAAAAactgagttttttttttatatatatttttctttctaataaaaatttatcaaataatcaattatgTCGTAGTAGTTATTAGGCCTGAGAAAGATgaaagtgttaaaataattatgaaacaCATTTTATGAGTAAGAGATTTATCTAGTTACTTTtgttctaaaataatttattttaaatgtagtGTTTTCTAAGGGGGATTCAAAGAATTGATTTCATAATCGGCCTATTATTAAAATGGGAATATAAGCATTATCTTATATGATTGGTTAGTAGAAATGACTTTTCAAAATACATttgtaaaataatcaaaacatttaACAAGTtgcttaatataaaaatgaaaatatctagGTTGTAttcattcataaattaaatccaaattaatGGGACACGCACAAATGAATGGgacacaaatatattattaagaatgttCAAATCAATTAGGTATTTGCTATTAtgacttttaataaataattaagtattatttggTTGCATAATCATTTAATGTATATTATTGTTGACCAAGTCAAAACCAAAGACACATCCACAAaaccagttttttttttttaattagtgtttttttttattactatttcttctactttgtatatttttgtattattcttTCTTCAACTTGTGTCAATCTTTCAATCTATATtagaaatattcaaataaaatgttataaataaaataaacaattgaaAAAATGCCAATATCCTCCTCAAACACAGGATATCTTATACatttcataaacaaatataaaataaatgaattttgtgAATTccattgaaatttaaattattttgtttaaaattgaacTTCCTAAACAACATAGCCTAAGACTTTTTTCTTTCAATTCAAGTTCTCAttatatctaatttataaaaacataatttgaatataaatttataagatctaactaatataattttagaaatagtTCATTTTATCATCCACAAAACAAACAGAGTCAAGCTTATAATTAATGGAAATAGTCATTAGCAAGCTGATGATGGAAAATATTAGCAGAGATGGATGAAATAACAAGAAAAAGATCAAATTTTGGCTAAGTTTTTGCTTCCATTTTCAATTATTCATCGTCAATCACTTTGAAGATTGCCGCACAGAGCAAGCCACCACTTGTGCCCATTGTTTTAATCTCGTCTTCACCGTCTGCGGATTTTCTCCTTCAACCCACAAAACAGAACAAATTAGATCTAAATCACAACccaattacaaaacaaattGATTCAATTCGAGATTTACCAGGATTGAATATGGTGAGTGGGCTTCCAACGGAAGAAGACGATGGAGATTCGCATTCAGACGCGGGCGGCGACGAATTCAAGGAAGGAGATCGTGATAACTTAGAAACAGTGTCGTTGTATTGTTTATTAACGGCATAGTATAACCCATAAGCAGGAATAGTATCAGATAATCTCTCGTTCATATCTGGCGAATCGAACCCGAATCCGAGTTCAATACATCCCTTTAACTCATCCAAATCTTCGTCGGTGACGCTCTTGCTCCGGCGAATACGATTGATTTGGCTTCCCTTCTTCCGCCGCCAGGCTTCTTCGCGGAATACGTCAGGTGACCATGAATTCTGCTTGAGAAGGGGCAGCGGCGGAAGAGAACGAAGGGGGAGATCGGATGCGGAAGGATCTAGCATGATGGATATAGATAGGCCGACCACtgaggcggcggcggcggtggtGGCTGTGGTGGCGGTGGTGGCGGCCGGCGCCGCGGAATGCGCCGTATAGGCTAGAGCTGTTAAGTGAGTGAAAATTAGGGGGAAAAAAggagaaagaaagaagatattaattgaagaaatttggggGTGGTGGTGGTGGGTCCTACACGCTAAACATTGGTTGGTCCAAGTCATTATGACCCgtccttttcttttttcattattattttgacctTCTCCTTTTTTTGTCcacttctttttcctttttaattgttaaatttttaaattttgttgttgttaaataataatatttttacttataattaattaattaatgtatttttttttaatgtgtttgTATTTAAGAGATTAAACAAGTGAGAAGTAGGAATGGGGTTATTggtttggttatttttttttaataagaaaaatatttttataattttaaaaagtaaaaatatattaaatgaactGTTTGATTCATTATTCGAGTTGAagtgaattttaaaaaaatggtgggcttaaaaaattaataataaaattatggataaacaaagaatgaataaatgtaatttttttatattaaaagataaatattagtgtattaaattaaaaattttaaaaattattactaaTGTTACATTTGAacagtaaaaataatttttttctgtGGGCGGCGCATCTGGTTTGGTTTATAGATTATCTTCTTagaaatattcatatatattaaaaaagatatttaaatttaattatgttgtCTGTGTATTAAATTTGGTgataataattttcattaagttgaaaaaggaaaatgataatttttttaaattaaaaaataataattaattttgattgatTAGGAACATTAAAAGTAATTTATCTCAAAACAAACTAGGGATAAAAGTGAAATCcattttctcattttaaaaagTAAACCATACACTTTACTTTACGAAtagatttgtattattttattcacaaatttataaaactttagatatatttttattatatttaatgtttatcttactatatattcattttttattattgttttttaaatcaatCAAGTACATTGTATATTTAGATTTTGGACAAGGCATGAAAATTAAATAACGAATTCGGTCATTTTCATTATCAAAgtttagaatatatttataaataaatacaattatgtCAAAtgtaaa from Impatiens glandulifera chromosome 9, dImpGla2.1, whole genome shotgun sequence includes the following:
- the LOC124915061 gene encoding uncharacterized protein LOC124915061; its protein translation is MLDPSASDLPLRSLPPLPLLKQNSWSPDVFREEAWRRKKGSQINRIRRSKSVTDEDLDELKGCIELGFGFDSPDMNERLSDTIPAYGLYYAVNKQYNDTVSKLSRSPSLNSSPPASECESPSSSSVGSPLTIFNPGENPQTVKTRLKQWAQVVACSVRQSSK